The following proteins are co-located in the Paraburkholderia phytofirmans PsJN genome:
- a CDS encoding glycosyltransferase family 4 protein: protein MTASVTIFHNVVWSRHKGVVFSALHNISASGAIRYSMVQIADTEHDRVGFSDVDYSFHRYPMQKLFDGCYEDVPTMKLIARLTWEVLRTKSDLIVLPGYHRPEYWAMLAACIVTGKRRAVFCDSTARDRPKKLLTSIPKRVFFSLCDGYFGFGERSREYLLSLGAKRDKIFVPCQAAAMPGSFSPERALVERVAGRAGNPPVFLFVGRLSEEKGIGTLIDAFAGLRRRIPAAKLRIVGTGPMCDALHAKVAELELGDAVTFVGSLQDEPLTREYYGATCMVLPSYSEPWGLVVNEALAHGCPAVVSESCGCVPELVIDGVSGYAFTAGDVAGLQRTMLKAMEAFADAGGTARRCMDVIRRFDPPSAAANIARGCALMLSD from the coding sequence ATGACAGCGTCAGTCACGATCTTCCACAACGTCGTGTGGTCGCGCCACAAGGGTGTCGTGTTTTCCGCCTTGCATAACATTTCGGCATCCGGAGCGATTCGCTATTCGATGGTGCAGATCGCCGACACCGAGCACGACCGCGTCGGCTTTTCCGACGTCGATTATTCGTTTCACCGCTATCCGATGCAAAAGCTGTTCGATGGCTGCTACGAAGACGTGCCGACCATGAAGCTGATCGCGCGGCTCACGTGGGAAGTGTTGCGCACCAAGTCTGATCTGATCGTGCTGCCGGGCTATCACCGGCCGGAATACTGGGCGATGCTCGCGGCGTGCATCGTGACCGGTAAACGGCGCGCGGTGTTCTGCGATTCAACCGCGCGCGATCGGCCCAAAAAGTTGCTGACGTCGATTCCGAAGCGCGTGTTTTTCTCCTTGTGCGACGGCTATTTCGGTTTCGGCGAGCGCAGCCGCGAGTATCTGCTATCGCTCGGCGCGAAGCGCGACAAGATTTTCGTGCCGTGTCAGGCCGCGGCGATGCCCGGTTCGTTTTCGCCGGAACGTGCGCTGGTCGAGCGGGTTGCCGGTCGCGCGGGTAATCCGCCGGTGTTTCTGTTCGTGGGACGTTTGTCCGAAGAGAAGGGCATCGGCACGCTGATCGACGCGTTCGCCGGATTGCGGCGGCGTATTCCGGCGGCGAAGCTGCGCATTGTCGGCACCGGCCCGATGTGCGACGCGTTGCATGCGAAGGTGGCCGAGCTCGAACTCGGCGACGCAGTGACATTCGTCGGCAGTCTGCAGGACGAACCGCTGACGCGCGAGTATTACGGCGCCACCTGCATGGTGCTGCCGAGTTACAGCGAACCGTGGGGACTTGTGGTCAACGAGGCGCTCGCGCATGGTTGCCCGGCCGTGGTCAGCGAAAGTTGCGGCTGTGTGCCGGAACTGGTGATCGACGGGGTGAGCGGCTATGCGTTTACGGCGGGCGATGTCGCCGGCCTGCAGCGCACCATGCTCAAGGCCATGGAGGCGTTCGCCGATGCGGGCGGCACCGCGCGCCGCTGCATGGATGTGATTCGCCGTTTCGATCCGCCATCCGCGGCCGCCAATATTGCTCGCGGCTGTGCATTGATGTTGAGCGACTGA
- a CDS encoding glycosyltransferase WbuB, with protein MKILIYGINYAPELTGVGKYTAEMAVLLASRGHDVRVVCAPPYYPEWRVGEGYASWRYQHETRDGVAIWRAPLWVPAHPSGLKRMLHLASFAATSLPLLVRHVLWRPHAVMLIAPTLMCAPGALMLARVTRARAWLHIQDYEVDAAFDLGLLKSSLAARVARWVESALLRRFDAVSSITRQMSERATTKGVDASKVVCLPNWVDVATIFPLTRPSEFRRLLGIPDDRKVILYSGNMGAKQGIETLADAAVALAARTDLTFVFCGSGAAKEDLRQRCAGLTNCVFLPLQPLDRLNELLNLADIHVLPQRGDAADLVMPSKLTGMFASGRATVAMARRGTALYEAVAPRGVVVPPDNLKALTAAITALTNDAERRAALGKAARVYAEQTLSPESTIRTFEERLAMLLREVGGKRDKLYKRGKGGTPSFAARPSGAAARRRRKPATAEEAAPD; from the coding sequence ATGAAGATACTGATCTACGGCATCAACTATGCGCCTGAGCTGACGGGAGTGGGCAAGTACACGGCGGAAATGGCCGTGCTGCTGGCGAGCCGCGGACATGACGTGCGCGTGGTGTGCGCTCCGCCGTATTACCCGGAGTGGCGTGTCGGCGAGGGCTACGCGTCGTGGCGCTATCAGCACGAGACGCGCGACGGCGTGGCGATCTGGCGCGCGCCGCTGTGGGTGCCCGCGCATCCGAGCGGCCTGAAGCGCATGCTGCATCTGGCGAGCTTCGCGGCGACCTCGCTGCCGCTGCTTGTGCGACACGTGCTGTGGCGCCCGCACGCGGTCATGCTGATCGCGCCGACCTTGATGTGCGCGCCGGGGGCGCTGATGCTTGCACGCGTCACGCGAGCGCGAGCGTGGCTGCATATTCAGGACTACGAGGTCGATGCGGCATTCGATCTGGGGCTGCTAAAAAGCTCGCTTGCGGCCCGCGTGGCGCGCTGGGTGGAAAGCGCTTTGCTGCGGCGCTTCGATGCGGTGTCTTCGATCACGCGGCAGATGAGCGAACGCGCGACGACCAAGGGCGTCGACGCATCAAAGGTCGTTTGCTTGCCCAATTGGGTCGACGTGGCGACGATCTTTCCGCTCACGCGGCCGAGCGAATTCCGTCGCCTGCTGGGCATTCCTGACGACCGGAAAGTGATTCTGTACTCCGGCAACATGGGCGCGAAGCAGGGCATCGAAACGCTCGCCGATGCGGCGGTCGCGCTCGCCGCGCGCACGGACCTCACCTTCGTGTTCTGCGGCAGCGGCGCCGCGAAAGAGGATCTGCGCCAACGCTGCGCGGGATTGACGAATTGCGTGTTCCTGCCGCTGCAACCGTTGGACCGCCTGAACGAATTGCTCAACCTCGCCGATATCCACGTGCTGCCGCAACGCGGCGACGCGGCCGATCTCGTCATGCCGTCCAAGCTCACCGGCATGTTCGCGAGCGGACGCGCGACCGTGGCGATGGCGCGTCGCGGTACGGCGCTCTACGAAGCGGTGGCGCCGCGCGGCGTGGTCGTGCCGCCGGACAACCTGAAAGCGCTGACGGCGGCGATCACCGCGCTGACGAACGATGCGGAACGACGCGCGGCACTTGGCAAAGCGGCGCGCGTTTATGCGGAGCAGACGCTCTCGCCGGAGTCGACGATTCGCACCTTCGAGGAACGGCTCGCCATGCTGTTGCGCGAAGTGGGAGGCAAACGCGACAAACTTTACAAACGCGGCAAAGGCGGCACGCCGTCTTTCGCCGCACGGCCTTCAGGTGCTGCGGCACGGCGCCGGCGAAAACCGGCTACCGCGGAGGAAGCCGCGCCGGATTGA
- a CDS encoding DapH/DapD/GlmU-related protein produces MGNVADDPHVGRMPQAEGARESGRVIDLSQAGKGNYQARRGALIELIWFVLEACVINNKLLPFSSVRVALLRLFGAKIGTGCRFVHPLRVKAPWNLEVGENCWFGVDVWIYNQTLIRIGSNVCISQGTFLTAGSHDMSTTMDLHVAPIIIEDGVWITSKCVVQMGVTIGRSAVVTPLSVVHRSLEAEGVYGGNPCRFIRKRFDSVT; encoded by the coding sequence ATGGGTAACGTAGCCGACGATCCTCACGTCGGGCGCATGCCGCAGGCCGAGGGCGCGCGCGAGAGCGGCCGCGTGATCGATCTGTCGCAGGCCGGAAAAGGAAACTATCAGGCGAGGCGCGGCGCGCTGATCGAACTCATCTGGTTCGTGCTCGAAGCCTGTGTGATCAACAACAAATTGCTGCCGTTCTCCAGTGTGCGCGTTGCGTTGCTGCGTCTGTTCGGCGCGAAGATCGGTACAGGTTGCCGATTCGTGCATCCGCTGCGCGTGAAGGCGCCATGGAATCTCGAGGTGGGCGAGAACTGCTGGTTCGGTGTCGATGTGTGGATCTACAACCAGACGCTGATTCGCATCGGCTCGAACGTGTGCATTTCTCAGGGCACGTTCCTCACCGCGGGATCGCACGACATGAGCACCACGATGGACCTGCACGTCGCGCCGATCATCATCGAGGACGGCGTCTGGATCACTTCGAAGTGCGTAGTGCAAATGGGCGTGACGATCGGCCGTTCGGCGGTCGTGACACCTTTGTCGGTCGTGCATCGTTCGCTGGAAGCGGAAGGCGTGTACGGCGGCAATCCTTGCCGTTTTATCAGGAAACGGTTCGACTCCGTGACCTGA
- a CDS encoding FAD-dependent oxidoreductase, protein MFIDTRTVEQNTVVETTVCIIGGGVAGITLALEMSRAGIDACMLESGGFGPDDATRDLYRGENIGLPYTFADGSRSRYFGGSSNCWGGWCRPLDPWDFEKRDWIAHSGWPFGLDELAPYYARTHELLKLGPQNFDPAYWEREIGRQDVRRLPLATGDMRDTVAQFSPPVRFGKAYREELSHSTRVRVFLHANVLSIDADAQGTTISKLKVGTISGRAITVTARIFVLATGGIENARLLLASNNVQAAGLGNANDLVGRYFMDHPRMMSGKVRFRPGIARNKLYDIKYHYQNVAVSAHGTKISSQFAPKQEWMEREKLLNSRVWLYSKWYGEGSAGSEALIRFKEALMGKDQPGRSVRRDIETMIAHPLDTVGFGLTRLLQWPALITDVTLQAIVEAEPNPDSRVTLSADKRDHFGMPRVRVEWRLGDQVQRTFDKTFQLLAQELQMANVADVTLDEPLEGRMWPAKLEGTWHHMGTTRMHDSPREGVVDRDCKVHGISNLYIGGSSVFPTVGANFPTITIAALSLRLAGHLMRQLNVPDAVGSTRGEAANSTTMSLQTPPQVDTLPIAASTLTPLMKEQ, encoded by the coding sequence ATGTTCATCGATACACGTACTGTTGAACAGAACACCGTCGTCGAGACGACGGTCTGCATCATCGGCGGAGGGGTCGCGGGCATTACGCTCGCGCTCGAAATGTCGAGGGCGGGTATCGACGCCTGCATGCTCGAAAGCGGTGGCTTTGGACCTGACGACGCAACTCGCGACCTCTATCGCGGCGAGAACATCGGCCTTCCCTACACGTTCGCGGACGGCTCGCGCAGCCGCTATTTCGGCGGCAGCAGCAACTGCTGGGGCGGCTGGTGCCGCCCGCTCGATCCCTGGGACTTCGAAAAGCGCGACTGGATTGCGCACAGCGGCTGGCCGTTCGGCCTCGATGAACTGGCGCCTTACTATGCACGCACGCATGAACTGCTGAAGCTCGGTCCGCAGAATTTCGACCCCGCCTACTGGGAGCGCGAGATTGGCCGTCAGGACGTGCGCCGTCTGCCGCTCGCCACCGGCGACATGCGCGATACGGTTGCGCAGTTCAGTCCGCCGGTTCGCTTCGGCAAGGCGTATCGCGAAGAACTGTCGCATTCGACGCGGGTCCGCGTGTTCCTGCATGCAAACGTGCTCAGTATCGACGCCGACGCGCAGGGCACGACGATTTCGAAACTGAAGGTGGGCACCATCAGCGGCCGCGCGATAACGGTGACCGCGAGAATTTTCGTGCTGGCCACGGGCGGTATCGAAAACGCGCGCCTTCTGCTGGCATCGAACAACGTGCAGGCGGCCGGACTCGGCAATGCCAACGATCTGGTCGGCCGTTACTTCATGGATCATCCGCGCATGATGTCGGGCAAGGTGCGCTTCCGTCCGGGCATCGCGCGCAACAAGCTATACGACATCAAGTACCACTACCAGAATGTGGCTGTCTCGGCGCACGGCACGAAGATCTCGTCGCAGTTCGCGCCGAAGCAGGAGTGGATGGAACGCGAGAAGCTGCTCAATTCGCGGGTGTGGCTCTACTCGAAATGGTACGGCGAGGGCAGCGCGGGCTCCGAGGCGCTGATCCGTTTCAAGGAAGCGCTGATGGGCAAGGATCAGCCCGGCCGCAGCGTGAGGCGCGACATCGAGACCATGATCGCGCACCCGCTGGACACTGTCGGTTTCGGTTTGACGCGGCTGTTGCAATGGCCCGCGTTGATCACCGACGTGACGCTGCAGGCCATCGTCGAAGCGGAGCCCAATCCGGATAGCCGGGTGACCTTGTCGGCCGACAAGCGCGACCACTTCGGCATGCCGCGCGTGCGGGTGGAGTGGCGTCTCGGCGACCAGGTGCAGCGCACTTTCGACAAGACGTTCCAGTTGCTCGCGCAGGAATTGCAGATGGCGAACGTCGCGGACGTCACGCTCGATGAGCCGCTCGAAGGCCGGATGTGGCCGGCGAAGCTTGAAGGCACGTGGCACCACATGGGCACCACGCGCATGCACGATTCGCCGCGCGAGGGCGTGGTCGATCGCGACTGCAAGGTGCATGGGATCAGCAATCTTTACATTGGCGGCAGCTCGGTGTTTCCGACCGTCGGCGCCAATTTCCCGACTATCACGATTGCCGCGCTGTCGTTGCGTCTCGCCGGCCATCTGATGCGGCAGCTCAATGTGCCGGACGCCGTCGGCAGTACGCGAGGCGAAGCAGCCAACAGCACCACCATGTCGCTTCAGACACCGCCGCAGGTCGACACGTTGCCGATCGCGGCTTCGACCTTGACGCCGCTGATGAAAGAGCAGTGA
- a CDS encoding glycosyltransferase — MKILHLLASVDPRAGGPVEGVRRSGLAMREAGHEIEVATCDAPRDAYLASFPFPIHVFGPTKGRYSFSERLAPWLAANAKRFDAVIVHGLWQYHGFAAWKALHGSEVPYYVYVHGMLDPWFKEAYPLKHLKKWLYWPWAEYRVLRDARAVIFTTEEERTRARKSFWLYRAHERIVPFGTTVPQLEAAPLREAFLQAIPSLRGKRIVLFLGRVHAKKGCDLLIDAFARVASRDPTLHLVIAGPDETGWASTLRSQAQAAGIAHRVSLPGMLQGELKWGAFHASDVFVLPSHQENFGVAVAEALGCGLPALISDKVNVWREIEADGAGMVAADTIDGTEKNLLRWLELDDAARAAMRAQAAETFNARFRVETMVSALTALLETRGAHDDARNSDNTLTTLRETTQPTH, encoded by the coding sequence ATGAAAATTCTCCACCTGCTAGCAAGCGTCGACCCACGCGCCGGCGGTCCCGTTGAAGGCGTTCGCCGCAGCGGCCTGGCGATGCGCGAAGCCGGCCACGAGATCGAAGTGGCGACCTGCGACGCGCCGCGCGACGCCTACCTCGCGTCCTTCCCTTTTCCGATCCACGTCTTCGGCCCGACCAAAGGCCGCTACAGCTTCAGCGAACGCCTCGCGCCGTGGCTCGCCGCCAACGCGAAGCGCTTCGACGCGGTGATCGTGCACGGCCTGTGGCAATACCACGGCTTCGCGGCATGGAAAGCGCTGCACGGGAGCGAGGTGCCGTACTACGTGTATGTGCACGGCATGCTCGACCCGTGGTTCAAGGAGGCGTACCCGCTCAAGCATCTGAAGAAATGGCTGTATTGGCCGTGGGCCGAATATCGCGTGTTGCGCGACGCGCGCGCCGTCATCTTCACAACCGAAGAAGAACGCACGCGCGCACGCAAGTCGTTCTGGCTGTATCGCGCACATGAACGGATCGTGCCGTTCGGCACGACGGTGCCGCAACTCGAGGCGGCGCCACTGCGCGAGGCGTTCCTGCAAGCCATACCGAGCCTGCGCGGCAAACGCATCGTGCTGTTTCTCGGCCGCGTCCACGCGAAGAAAGGCTGCGATCTGCTGATCGACGCTTTCGCACGCGTTGCCAGCCGCGATCCGACGCTGCATCTCGTGATCGCGGGTCCGGACGAAACCGGCTGGGCCTCGACGCTGCGCAGCCAGGCGCAGGCGGCCGGCATCGCGCATCGCGTGAGTCTGCCGGGCATGCTCCAGGGCGAGCTCAAGTGGGGCGCTTTTCATGCGAGCGACGTGTTCGTTCTGCCGTCGCATCAGGAGAATTTCGGCGTGGCGGTGGCCGAGGCGCTTGGATGCGGATTGCCGGCGCTGATCTCCGATAAGGTCAACGTGTGGCGCGAAATCGAAGCGGACGGCGCGGGAATGGTGGCTGCCGACACCATCGACGGAACGGAAAAGAATCTGCTGCGCTGGCTCGAACTGGACGACGCGGCTCGCGCGGCGATGCGCGCGCAGGCGGCCGAGACTTTCAACGCGCGCTTCCGTGTCGAGACCATGGTCAGCGCGCTGACCGCTCTGCTCGAAACCAGAGGCGCCCACGACGACGCGCGTAACAGCGACAACACGCTCACCACGTTGCGCGAAACGACCCAGCCAACCCACTGA
- a CDS encoding acyltransferase family protein — protein MKLFGGAGPAKAGRAIELDFVRGIAIIMVMGFHFHAVHTGNYLIQIIEYPLKSFGREGVNLFFTLSGFLVGGLLLRQYAETGHVDARRFIIRRIFRIWPAYYVLIAFHVLAGRHPWNSFLVQNLTHLQNYLGTSITQTWSLAVEEHFYLVLPALLLIFSRWRLGAWTIVGILTGICAVVLTARCFAVAGGNLDGAFAYTQYRIDSLLVGVILSAIYWMKPGVYHQLAKRKWLLIFSVLLLCAWLAFATKNLVLDESIGYTIQALGFAALIVLVLEYSGSLRTSWIYRGVAWIGLYSYGIYLWHSLALAPGDMLIRKATALGLAPSLIWVVALAAQFAIAIAIGYVTTRAIEYPFLLMRNALFPEKRSSSVREEVPAAAAGGQLS, from the coding sequence ATGAAGTTATTCGGCGGGGCGGGACCCGCAAAAGCCGGACGGGCAATCGAGCTCGACTTCGTCCGCGGCATCGCGATCATCATGGTGATGGGCTTTCACTTTCATGCGGTTCATACCGGCAATTACCTCATCCAGATTATTGAGTACCCGCTGAAGAGTTTCGGCCGCGAAGGCGTGAACCTGTTCTTCACATTGAGCGGCTTTCTGGTGGGCGGCCTGCTGCTTCGACAGTACGCCGAGACCGGTCATGTCGATGCCCGCCGCTTCATCATCCGGCGGATTTTCCGCATCTGGCCCGCGTATTACGTGCTGATCGCCTTCCATGTGCTGGCCGGACGCCACCCGTGGAATAGCTTCCTCGTCCAGAACCTGACACACTTGCAGAACTACCTGGGCACGTCGATTACGCAGACGTGGAGCCTCGCAGTCGAAGAACACTTTTATCTCGTGCTGCCGGCGCTTCTGTTGATTTTCTCGCGCTGGCGTCTTGGCGCGTGGACGATTGTCGGCATACTCACCGGTATCTGCGCGGTGGTGCTCACGGCACGCTGTTTCGCGGTGGCGGGGGGCAATCTCGATGGCGCCTTTGCTTATACGCAATACCGCATCGACAGCCTGCTGGTGGGCGTGATTCTTTCCGCGATCTACTGGATGAAGCCTGGCGTTTATCATCAGCTCGCAAAGCGCAAGTGGCTGCTCATCTTCAGCGTCTTGCTGCTGTGCGCGTGGCTTGCATTCGCCACGAAGAACCTCGTGCTGGACGAAAGCATCGGCTATACGATCCAGGCGCTCGGATTCGCCGCGCTGATCGTGCTGGTGCTCGAATATTCGGGATCGTTGCGTACTTCGTGGATCTATCGCGGCGTCGCATGGATCGGACTTTATTCGTACGGGATTTACTTGTGGCATTCGCTCGCGCTCGCGCCCGGCGACATGCTGATCCGCAAAGCGACCGCGCTGGGTCTCGCGCCGAGCCTGATCTGGGTCGTCGCGCTCGCGGCGCAGTTCGCGATCGCGATTGCAATCGGCTATGTGACCACGCGCGCCATCGAGTATCCGTTCCTGCTGATGCGCAATGCGCTGTTCCCCGAAAAGCGCAGCAGCTCGGTGCGCGAGGAAGTGCCCGCCGCTGCCGCCGGTGGGCAGTTATCCTGA
- a CDS encoding glycosyltransferase — protein MVTDAMEQDYVLIVEPNLTGHRWRYAEWIMQACAEAGYPCMLVTECANEDHRLARQITAANRPDQQIAFVDPEERSRNRLPDPNEYWRFHRYFKRVHSIITRMQSIRLVVVPYVDYFFYSLPFLGSPFGKTPWIGITMRSTFHHHKVGIKAPDRPVVNAIKALLFKRAIRTTGLRTLLTIDPTLPEWSARGASKHSAAIAYVADPFPDEHAENPVLARERLGLDPEQRYLLVYGAITERKGIYELVHALTRLEHAPTLIVAGEQDAGTRHFMRNHVRSLNPAPLVLDAFISNDMERDLFSACDAVWLGYKGHYGMSGVLVQAYRFGKPVIATEDGLIGWFSRRCELGPILSDLSSASIGRAITETMTSWPHAPEAMPSAREDLLSRHTLGQFKQTLLQQMA, from the coding sequence ATGGTTACCGACGCAATGGAACAAGACTACGTCCTGATCGTGGAACCGAATCTCACCGGCCACCGCTGGCGATACGCCGAGTGGATCATGCAGGCCTGCGCGGAAGCCGGCTATCCGTGCATGCTCGTGACCGAGTGCGCCAACGAAGACCACCGGCTCGCAAGACAGATCACCGCCGCCAACCGCCCGGACCAGCAGATCGCTTTCGTCGACCCGGAGGAGCGAAGCCGCAACCGTCTGCCCGACCCCAACGAATACTGGCGCTTCCACCGCTATTTCAAGCGCGTGCACTCGATCATCACCCGCATGCAATCGATCCGTCTCGTGGTCGTGCCCTACGTCGATTACTTTTTCTATTCGCTGCCATTTCTCGGCTCGCCTTTCGGCAAGACGCCATGGATCGGCATCACGATGCGCTCGACGTTTCATCATCACAAGGTCGGCATCAAGGCCCCCGATCGCCCGGTCGTCAATGCGATCAAGGCGCTGCTCTTCAAGCGCGCGATCCGCACCACCGGCCTGCGTACGCTGCTGACGATCGATCCGACCTTGCCGGAATGGTCGGCACGCGGCGCGTCGAAGCACAGCGCGGCGATCGCCTATGTGGCCGACCCGTTTCCCGATGAACATGCGGAAAATCCCGTGCTGGCCCGCGAGCGTCTGGGGCTCGATCCCGAGCAGCGCTATCTGCTGGTGTACGGCGCGATCACGGAACGCAAGGGCATCTACGAGCTGGTGCATGCGCTGACGCGGCTCGAGCATGCGCCCACGCTCATCGTCGCCGGCGAACAGGATGCGGGCACGCGTCACTTCATGCGCAACCATGTGCGCAGTCTCAACCCTGCGCCGCTGGTGCTCGACGCCTTCATTTCCAACGATATGGAGCGCGATCTGTTCTCGGCATGCGACGCGGTGTGGCTCGGCTATAAGGGGCATTACGGCATGAGCGGCGTGCTGGTGCAGGCGTACCGTTTCGGCAAGCCCGTGATCGCCACTGAAGACGGTTTGATCGGCTGGTTCAGCCGGCGTTGCGAACTGGGGCCGATTTTGAGCGACCTGAGTTCCGCGTCGATCGGCCGTGCGATCACCGAGACCATGACCTCGTGGCCGCATGCGCCTGAGGCCATGCCGTCCGCGCGTGAAGATCTGCTGTCACGGCATACGCTTGGGCAATTCAAGCAGACCTTGCTGCAACAGATGGCCTGA
- a CDS encoding oligosaccharide flippase family protein, translating to MRAIRLPAFSVAGSFGASAATWVLLQQFAVRGLVAIKFLAIGRMLGPAAIGSVSVALLAVAIAEALSDTGLAQAVIQGEHPPSRSQLGAVWTTLTARGVLISLLLVALAPLLSSQFHLDGSLILIQLAALLPLLRGLASPAYYVVQRERRFQHIAGVEVAASFVDCAVGLALAYFGAGASSVLIGLVAGESLKSTLTWATMKPRPPIRAVWSGIGHYVGFSRWIWASSVINLLLNQFDKVVVGKLLGPAQLGSYQMSSRLAQMLLADAAIAMSQYLFPTFAAHHRRSPQSAARIIKIYLLAIALGLAAFVALLRLIAEPLFSLILGAAWLPAVPLFRILVINMAIGALIAVLVAYLRAVGDAKATVHASAIQVVVLLLSAPPAVHYWGVTGIAWSMTLGLGCAAAWMLFRTLTARTP from the coding sequence TTGCGGGCGATCAGGCTTCCGGCGTTCTCGGTGGCGGGCAGCTTCGGCGCGAGTGCGGCGACGTGGGTCCTGCTACAGCAGTTCGCCGTGCGTGGACTTGTAGCGATCAAATTTCTTGCGATTGGCCGGATGCTCGGGCCGGCGGCAATTGGTAGCGTGAGCGTGGCCCTGCTCGCGGTGGCGATTGCCGAAGCGCTGTCCGATACCGGCCTCGCGCAAGCGGTCATTCAAGGCGAACATCCGCCTTCGCGCTCGCAGCTCGGCGCGGTGTGGACCACATTGACGGCGCGAGGCGTGCTCATCTCGCTGCTGCTGGTCGCGCTCGCCCCATTGCTGAGCAGCCAGTTCCATCTCGACGGCTCGCTGATCCTGATCCAGCTCGCCGCGCTGCTGCCGTTGCTGCGCGGTCTGGCGTCGCCGGCTTATTACGTGGTGCAGCGCGAGCGGCGCTTCCAGCACATCGCGGGCGTGGAAGTGGCGGCGTCGTTCGTCGATTGCGCGGTCGGACTCGCACTTGCGTATTTCGGCGCCGGTGCATCCTCGGTACTGATCGGCCTCGTGGCCGGCGAAAGCCTGAAAAGCACGCTCACCTGGGCGACCATGAAACCGCGTCCGCCGATCCGCGCCGTGTGGTCGGGCATCGGCCACTATGTCGGGTTCAGCCGCTGGATCTGGGCCAGCAGCGTCATCAATCTGCTGCTCAATCAGTTCGACAAGGTCGTGGTCGGCAAGCTGCTCGGGCCGGCCCAACTGGGCAGCTATCAGATGTCGTCGCGGCTCGCGCAGATGCTGCTCGCCGACGCCGCGATCGCCATGTCGCAATACCTCTTTCCGACCTTCGCGGCGCATCATCGCCGCAGTCCGCAGTCGGCGGCGCGCATCATCAAGATCTATCTGCTGGCGATCGCGCTCGGGCTCGCGGCTTTCGTCGCGCTGCTGAGGCTGATCGCCGAGCCGCTCTTCTCGCTGATTCTCGGCGCCGCATGGCTGCCGGCGGTGCCGCTCTTCAGGATTCTCGTGATCAACATGGCGATCGGCGCGTTGATCGCCGTGCTGGTGGCCTATCTGCGCGCGGTGGGCGACGCGAAGGCGACCGTGCATGCATCGGCGATTCAGGTGGTGGTGCTGTTGTTGAGCGCGCCACCCGCCGTGCACTATTGGGGCGTGACAGGCATTGCGTGGTCCATGACGCTCGGCCTCGGCTGCGCTGCGGCATGGATGCTATTCCGAACGTTGACGGCAAGGACGCCGTGA
- a CDS encoding glycosyltransferase has translation MRVFHLVLAPRLSGAEVLARDLALDQCAEGMAVCVASLLPAHADFAPLQNELESHGVECFFPERRHRSFIKLCHLFGAVRRFHPDVIFAHATIPSFYARALPLRVPVVYVMHSATNDFERPLFRRIEHVLSGRARMVIGVSEQGVTDYVQAIGAHPSMTVVPNGVDLARFAFTDGVERDGRAPQVVQIGRYAAVKNQLLTVRAFSEVLKYEKDARLVLYGVIEDPDYWRDVIALAKTLGIAERVAVAGPRTDVATVLSESNVFVMPSQSEAHSVAFLEALASGVPIVASKIPAFAFASGFPGVQLVDTGNVQCYAEAVIVALGQARAQRSLAGLTLRDTADRYRAIARQVSLAVSAR, from the coding sequence ATGCGCGTCTTTCATCTGGTTCTTGCGCCGCGTCTGTCAGGAGCTGAAGTTCTGGCCAGAGACCTTGCGCTCGATCAGTGCGCCGAGGGCATGGCGGTGTGCGTGGCTTCGCTGTTGCCGGCGCACGCCGATTTCGCGCCTTTGCAAAACGAGTTGGAAAGCCACGGCGTGGAGTGCTTCTTTCCCGAGCGGCGTCATCGTTCGTTCATCAAGCTGTGCCATCTGTTCGGCGCGGTGCGGCGTTTTCATCCGGATGTGATCTTCGCCCACGCGACCATTCCGTCGTTCTATGCGCGCGCGTTGCCGCTGCGCGTGCCGGTGGTCTATGTCATGCATTCGGCGACCAACGACTTCGAGCGTCCGCTGTTCAGGCGCATCGAACATGTCCTGTCGGGACGCGCCCGGATGGTGATCGGCGTGTCGGAGCAGGGCGTGACGGACTACGTGCAGGCTATCGGGGCGCATCCTTCGATGACCGTGGTGCCGAACGGCGTGGATCTCGCACGCTTCGCGTTCACCGACGGCGTGGAACGCGACGGCCGCGCGCCGCAGGTGGTGCAGATCGGCCGTTACGCGGCGGTGAAGAATCAGTTGCTGACGGTGCGGGCTTTCAGCGAAGTGCTCAAGTACGAGAAAGACGCGCGGCTCGTGTTGTACGGCGTGATCGAAGACCCCGACTACTGGCGCGATGTCATCGCGCTGGCGAAGACGCTGGGCATCGCGGAGCGTGTCGCGGTGGCGGGCCCGCGCACGGATGTCGCCACCGTGCTGTCGGAATCGAACGTGTTCGTCATGCCGTCGCAATCCGAAGCGCACAGCGTGGCGTTTCTCGAGGCACTCGCTTCCGGCGTGCCGATCGTCGCGAGCAAGATCCCGGCCTTCGCTTTCGCGAGCGGATTTCCGGGCGTCCAGTTGGTCGATACCGGCAACGTGCAGTGCTACGCCGAGGCGGTGATCGTTGCGCTAGGGCAGGCACGGGCGCAACGCTCGCTGGCCGGCTTGACGCTCAGGGATACCGCTGACCGCTATCGCGCGATCGCGCGGCAGGTGAGTCTCGCCGTGTCGGCCCGCTAG